In Phalacrocorax aristotelis chromosome 6, bGulAri2.1, whole genome shotgun sequence, one DNA window encodes the following:
- the LOC142058914 gene encoding uncharacterized protein LOC142058914: MPQRMDVNVDWDSGGNVCDTGEKHSNYSRKSTKQVGHTSSLQKEVDMNYSQTSSLPCNSAGPSGKQELPAEFQHEDKETYENYYQKRGERSTAGVFVPSSTNFDLQCEDKDLEHCSSERSKKPRRRLREDNENTGLPDVFDEDLEPVSEEALLYRCKKCGSSFQGMSELQEHKRTHLVENSYRCPICAKEFFRAANLRMHKLIHSSDRPHKCPECDKGFIRTADVWRHLRNVHKIERSMVILGNGMARNPWSIVHRDQHAVEYTDQPCAENQKSEEDDYKPYACPTCGKGFDKPNLLSKHKVIHRQDKPYKCQECGMAFVQLLRLKRHQQTHSGERPFYCEECGGTFTRMASLQRHYRIHTGEKPYSCNYCGHSFTESGTLRRHERTHRLDKS; encoded by the coding sequence ATGCCTCAGAGGATGGATGTGAATGTGGACTGGGACTCTGGGGGTAATGTTTGTGACACAGGTGAGAAGCATTCAAATTATTCCAGAAAGTCCACTAAGCAGGTGGGCCACACATCTAGCCTGCAGAAGGAGGTAGACATGAATTACTCACAGACATCCAGTCTTCCTTGCAACTCTGCTGGAccttcaggaaagcaggagcTTCCTGCAGAGTTCCAGCATGAAGACAAAGAAACCTATGAAAACTACTACCAGAAGCGAGGTGAGAGGAGTACAGCTGGCGTATTTGTCCCCTCCAGTACCAACTTTGACCTGCAATGTGAAGATAAAGATTTAGAGCACTGTTCCTCTGAACGATCCAAGAAACCACGGAGACGACTACGTGAAGATAATGAAAATACCGGTCTTCCTGATGTGTTTGATGAGGACCTGGAGCCTGTCTCTGAGGAAGCTTTGCTGTATCGGTGCAAGAAGTGTGGTTCCTCTTTCCAGGGTATGAGCGAGCTGCAGGAACATAAGCGAACTCACCTTGTGGAAAACTCATACCGATGTCCCATCTGTGCCAAAGAGTTTTTCCGTGCAGCAAATTTGCGAATGCACAAGCTCATTCATTCTAGTGACAGGCCACACAAATGTCCAGAGTGTGACAAGGGTTTCATTCGCACAGCTGATGTCTGGAGGCACCTACGCAATGTGCACAAGATAGAGCGCTCCATGGTGATCTTGGGAAATGGCATGGCTAGGAACCCATGGTCGATAGTGCACCGTGACCAGCACGCTGTTGAGTACACTGATCAGCCTTGTGCAGAAAACCAGAAGTCTGAGGAAGACGACTATAAACCTTATGCCTGTCCAACGTGTGGCAAAGGTTTTGATAAGCCTAACCTGCTTTCCAAACACAAGGTGATCCACCGACAAGACAAGCCCTATAAGTGTCAAGAATGTGGCATGGCATTTGTCCAGCTGCTCAGGCTGAAAAGACACCAGCAGACTCACTCTGGGGAGCGCCCCTTCTATTGTGAGGAGTGTGGAGGGACGTTCACCCGGATGGCGTCACTCCAGCGCCATTACCGCATCCACACTGGAGAGAAGCCCTACTCTTGCAATTACTGTGGTCATTCCTTCACCGAGTCAGGTACCCTACGGAGGCATGAGCGCACGCACAGACTGGACAAATCTTAA